One window of Aspergillus oryzae RIB40 DNA, chromosome 3 genomic DNA carries:
- a CDS encoding uncharacterized protein (predicted protein), producing the protein MINSDLFFPETKYQRPATTLGAKAVTIDVPTPTTNNEKHNANASIRAPNDTEVQVPDTNSQNGKGRPSKNQFKLFQKPDPRWKSFLIRDILSPIRACFYPIIFWAGLNVAGPANLLLFFNLTESAVLAAPPYNFSGAVGYSNFAFFVGGTIGLVTAGPFSDWVADKATRRNRGIREAEMRLPALIPFFITTAIGNVIGGLGYQRQWSWPTMLVFGNGLTGLSVPTVPTIAVAYAVDCYKPMAGEIYGRCYGC; encoded by the coding sequence ATGATAAACTCAGATTTATTCTTCCCCGAGACAAAATACCAACGCCCAGCAACGACCCTCGGAGCCAAAGCAGTAACCATAGATGtgccaacaccaacaacaaacaacgaAAAACACAACGCAAACGCATCAATCCGAGCCCCAAATGACACAGAAGTCCAAGTACCCGATACCAATTCACAGAACGGCAAAGGGCGACCATCCAAGAACCAATTCAAGCTCTTCCAAAAGCCCGACCCTCGCTGGAAAAGCTTCCTAATCCGCGACATCCTCTCCCCCATCCGCGCATGCTTCTaccccatcatcttctgggcCGGCCTAAACGTCGCAGGCCCAGCgaacctcctcctcttcttcaacctgaCTGAATCCGCCGTGCTAGCCGCACCACCCTACAACTTCTCGGGAGCTGTCGGATATAGCAActtcgccttcttcgtcggtggAACGATAGGCCTTGTAACCGCAGGACCCTTCTCAGACTGGGTAGCCGACAAAGCCACGCGACGGAATCGAGGTATTCGAGAAGCAGAGATGCGTCTTCCCGCCTTGATACCTTTTTTCATCACCACTGCTATTGGTAACGTTATCGGGGGATTAGGGTATCAGCGTCAGTGGTCGTGGCCTACTATGCTGGTTTTTGGAAACGGGCTCACCGGTCTCAGTGTTCCTACTGTGCCGACTATTGCTGTTGCTTATGCGGTGGATTGCTATAAGCCCATGGCGGGGGAGATTTATGGTCGTTGCTACGGTTGTTAA
- a CDS encoding fungal specific transcription factor domain-containing protein (predicted protein): MGDAACTAFATRLRQFLTEDPNTAHVARTQYTPESSLLEGEAHWPSLAQARLLVKIAFNQLSRVYHLFLRKSTLEQLESLYRLPNLRDDPALTCKFFSLFALGEVYSSRSISSPTSRVPGTRYYVRAMGIIPILPERPGMIHIESLLLLSLYSYFLNRRHSAYTLIGSAMRLGLILGLNHNIPARQCTDPTEREHRVRLWWAIYIFDRMYTSKIGLPLQIRDDDIYVDLPTAVNSPDAEEQFSDTAYLVYSIRLARIIGQIVEKIYTRKPHQESFLQREQQLLLALQDWVQSLPAHIKLPAVETPQKHVVSLHLQFNQIKCVILATRPILLHALFQQRAHRENHEDTPQPVITLSEACIHAARHSHTLITEEWVNGSLPMYGYFYAQYLFSSAIILVMSGLLPSIGTTADLEFLETAIEILRRMKYHGNLAAAEFYENLKRVKQCLPTGSGSISIPHDGWGYTPEKSRLSVGGAANVDQILDPNSIATVPVAGLTTEMAFLEPTMQDFLDRTNNEMDLINPGAFSIDESTGIDAWPTTFWTS, from the exons ATGGGGGATGCTGCCTGTACCGCATTTGCAACGCGGTTACGGCAGTTTCTCACAGAGGATCCGAACACAGCCCATGTTGCACGGACTCAATATACACCAGAGTCATCCTTGCTGGAAGGTGAAGCTCACTGGCCTAGTCTTGCCCAAGCCCGCTTACTAGTCAAAATTGCTTTCAACCAACTTAGTCGTGTCTATCATTTGTTTTTGCGCAAGTCCACTCTCGAGCAGCTGGAAAGTCTATATCGCCTCCCGAATTTGCGAGATGACCCGGCCTTAACATGCAagttcttctctctttttgccttggGCGAGGTCTACTCTTCTCGGTCGATTTCGTCGCCGACTAGCCGGGTGCCAGGGACAAGGTACTACGTACGTGCCATGGGAATCATCCCAATTCTACCAGAAAGACCAGGGATGATTCACATTGAGAGCTTGTTATTATTG TCATTATACTCATACTTCCTGAATAGACGACATTCAGCTTACACGCTAATTGGCAGCGCCATGCGTCTGGGATTAATCTTAGGACTAAATCATAATATTCCTGCTCGTCAATGCACCGATCCAACCGAGCGCGAACATCGCGTGCGCCTCTGGTGGGCTATCTATATCTTTGACCGCATGTATACATCAAAAATCGGTCTCCCTCTCCAGATTCGCGACGACGATATCTATGTTGACCTCCCAACGGCGGTTAATAGTCCTGATGCGGAAGAGCAATTCTCAGACACCGCATATCTGGTATACAGCATCCGTTTAGCCCGCATCATCGGACAGATCGTAGAGAAGATCTATACCCGCAAGCCACACCAGGAGTCATTTCTCCAACGAGAGCAACAATTGCTGCTCGCATTGCAGGACTGGGTTCAGTCCCTACCAGCACATATCAAATTACCAGCTGTGGAGACTCCCCAGAAGCACGTCGTGTCTCTCCACCTGCAATTCAACCAG ATCAAGTGTGTCATACTAGCTACCCGTCCAATTCTCCTCCACGCCTTATTCCAACAACGCGCGCACCGCGAAAACCACGAAGACACCCCACAGCCAGTCATCACATTAAGCGAGGCATGCATCCACGCCGCCCGGCATTCCCACACCCTTATAACCGAGGAGTGGGTAAACGGCTCACTACCAATGTACGGGTACTTCTATGCACAGtacctcttctcctccgctATCATCCTGGTAATGTCAGGCCTTCTCCCCTCGATCGGCACAACTGCCGATCTAGAATTCCTGGAGACAGCCATAGAGATCCTGCGCCGAATGAAATACCACGGTAATCTTGCTGCGGCAGAGTTTTACGAAAACCTGAAGCGAGTAAAGCAGTGCTTACCAACCGGCTCTGGGAGTATCAGTATCCCCCATGATGGTTGGGGTTATACCCCTGAAAAATCCCGTCTCTCGGTCGGGGGTGCTGCAAATGTGGACCAGATATTGGATCCTAATAGTATTGCCACGGTTCCTGTTGCGGGTCTCACGACTGAAATGGCGTTTCTGGAACCTACAATGCAGGATTTCCTGGATAGGACGAATAACGAGATGGATCTGATAAACCCGGGTGCATTCTCGATTGATGAGTCTACTGGCATAGATGCCTGGCCTACTACGTTCTGGACATCATGA